One stretch of Alphaproteobacteria bacterium DNA includes these proteins:
- a CDS encoding PAS-domain containing protein, giving the protein MSRADDMDGAVMDGSSAGVAQNTDNMLYDVLNTLGGGVIIFDSDLRIVASNALAHELLDLPEELLTPGKSWREFVRFAAERGDYGDGDSVAHTERIMALFTTREPYSMTRQRPDGAVLEIHGRPIENGFVTRFHDVTDQHRNEEALRDVTRSRQRYQRFFELSDDLLGMAGSDGRLHTVNQEWEKLLGHDAAALSGEPLISLVFDEDTPIVQRALDNLVAGQDTAGFKVRLVDNTGAPRWTDWHITSDQLGQLYCAVRDVDEEWRREQELGNARREAEKAKSETDQAERLLGEAIEALSDGFILFDSNDRIVRYNSRYREIFPFMPAELDGIGMRFEDVLRRGLEQGYYADPEASADPDAWMKRLCGVHGEKIGKPYELETTDGRWILITDRRMEDGCIVGIRSDITEVKRAEAHLRDAMESLNDGFVLWDVDDRLVICNERYRETYGAYADQVVPGKSFRELMGFAFELSETPGQEVDKERWIDNKVEKHAVDEALQELHTGGRVIRVASHRTTGGGIVTLRTDITEIKHAEQRLTDAVESMRDGFALYDESDRLVIANGEYLEMFRSLGGEVEIGMTLRDVIRVAVETGILVPDTPDVDAWVDARVAQHRNPEGDIEVRLPDDRTLVVSASKTRDGGVVVLNSEATELKRVETRLRDAIEAIQDGFVLFDGEDRLAAYNSSWARDFGDAADQIYLGMTFEEMIHVFAESGKVVEAVGREEDWIADQLVMHEQEVDFERKFDDGRVVRVSRRQTDEGGAVAVRTDITAIRQAEARLGDAINSLHDGFLLWDADDRLVLCNDAYLDLYPEISEQVQIGMSFRELADVIFDAQLRNENTEDADKALWLKKRMADHNDPLDSLEQAHANGRVVLITERRTREGGIVTIVSDITELKRAETRLRDAIETIRDGFALYDSDEKLVITNSAHRNVLPIDPELFEPGTAHDDLMRAVLARGLDAQGIGREDERFAERQVQFRNPTGEPEIRNLAGRYLLVTERRTADGGIVMVGTDVTEIKEKEAQLENTVDDLQRSQRELRVQTENLTKLAERYSRERVRAEEGAKAKGDFLATMSHEIRTPMNGVIGMTNLLLDTNLDDEQQRFAQTVQQSAEALLALIEDILDFSKMEAGKLEIETADFDMSATIDNVVQILAPRAQDKQIDLNTYIASDVSNYLRGDSGRLRQVLINLIGNAIKFTDSGAVTTHVSLVSETESQQRLRIEVLDTGVGISADVLPRLFSRFTQADSSTTRKFGGTGLGLAICKELVDLMDGTIGVDSEMGAGSKFWFELPLARATAPISTEQPADIDISRLRVLIVDDNATNREVFEKQLDSWGVKVATASGAVDALSTLETGVREGAPFDMVLLDEAMPGISGYDVGLRIRANPAFRRIKIIIATSAGDRNSGIAKFDGKVVKPVRPSLLKEKIAEVCSNTPKDDVDQPESLEREKQVTTGKEPSKAPAMAKMQSMRILLVEDNAVNQMLASAILKKAGHKIEVAVDGVEAVAAVRDQPFDAVLMDIQMPEMDGLEATRRIRALDDPDQSNIYIIAMTANALMGDREKCISAGMNDYLPKPIDQKKLLAALGKASSVAVPAGDAGDEAAPGESCLDGSILDQLEETIGREAIASMLAMTLAEVPATVALITAANAEGDLDKMRREVHDMGSNFGSYGAMRLSNHARAIEKACREGDAGQASDLTIELPQLVDETVGVLTARVPELKTVGR; this is encoded by the coding sequence TTGTCACGTGCAGATGACATGGACGGTGCGGTGATGGACGGAAGTTCGGCGGGTGTGGCGCAAAACACGGACAACATGCTCTACGACGTTTTGAACACGCTCGGTGGCGGCGTGATTATTTTCGATTCCGATTTGCGGATCGTGGCGTCGAATGCGCTGGCTCACGAACTGCTTGATTTGCCTGAAGAACTTTTGACCCCGGGCAAGAGTTGGCGCGAATTTGTTCGCTTTGCGGCAGAACGCGGTGACTATGGCGACGGGGATTCGGTTGCCCATACCGAGCGAATAATGGCGCTGTTTACGACGCGCGAGCCATATTCCATGACGCGCCAGCGTCCTGACGGTGCCGTCCTCGAAATTCACGGCCGGCCGATCGAGAACGGCTTTGTTACCCGGTTTCACGATGTCACCGACCAGCATCGAAATGAAGAGGCGTTGCGTGATGTGACGCGGTCGCGCCAGCGCTACCAACGATTTTTCGAATTGTCGGATGATCTTCTCGGGATGGCGGGCAGCGATGGCAGGCTCCACACCGTTAATCAGGAGTGGGAGAAACTCCTGGGGCACGATGCGGCTGCATTGTCTGGTGAGCCCCTGATCAGTCTGGTCTTCGACGAAGATACACCGATCGTCCAGCGGGCCCTCGACAACCTGGTTGCGGGACAGGATACTGCGGGTTTCAAGGTCCGGCTGGTCGACAACACGGGCGCTCCGCGTTGGACCGACTGGCACATTACGTCTGACCAACTCGGCCAGCTTTACTGTGCGGTCCGCGATGTGGATGAGGAGTGGCGCCGCGAGCAGGAGCTTGGAAACGCACGCCGCGAAGCCGAAAAGGCGAAGTCGGAAACCGACCAGGCCGAACGTTTGCTGGGCGAAGCGATCGAAGCGCTTTCGGATGGGTTTATCCTGTTCGATTCGAACGATCGAATTGTTCGTTACAACTCCAGATATCGAGAAATCTTCCCCTTCATGCCGGCTGAACTGGATGGCATCGGCATGCGCTTCGAGGATGTCCTTCGCCGCGGACTCGAACAAGGCTACTACGCCGATCCTGAAGCATCGGCGGATCCCGACGCGTGGATGAAGCGATTATGCGGGGTCCACGGGGAAAAGATCGGGAAACCCTACGAGCTTGAAACAACGGATGGCCGCTGGATTCTGATCACGGACCGGCGCATGGAAGATGGATGTATCGTCGGCATTCGTTCGGACATTACGGAGGTGAAACGCGCCGAGGCGCACCTGCGGGATGCGATGGAAAGCCTGAATGATGGTTTTGTCCTGTGGGATGTGGACGACAGATTGGTGATCTGTAACGAACGCTACCGCGAGACCTATGGCGCGTACGCAGATCAGGTGGTGCCGGGGAAATCCTTCCGCGAACTGATGGGATTTGCCTTCGAACTCAGCGAGACCCCCGGGCAGGAAGTGGATAAGGAGCGGTGGATCGACAACAAGGTCGAGAAGCATGCCGTAGATGAGGCGCTGCAGGAACTACACACCGGCGGGCGCGTGATTCGCGTTGCCTCCCACCGCACGACCGGCGGGGGGATCGTCACACTTCGCACGGATATCACTGAAATAAAGCATGCCGAACAACGTCTGACGGACGCGGTCGAAAGCATGCGTGACGGCTTCGCCCTCTACGACGAGTCCGACCGGCTGGTGATCGCGAACGGTGAGTATCTCGAAATGTTCCGTTCGCTTGGCGGCGAGGTCGAAATCGGTATGACCTTGCGTGACGTCATCCGCGTTGCGGTGGAGACGGGTATTCTTGTGCCCGACACGCCCGATGTCGACGCGTGGGTCGATGCGCGCGTGGCGCAGCACCGGAATCCCGAGGGCGACATCGAGGTGCGTCTGCCCGATGATCGGACGCTTGTCGTCTCGGCAAGCAAGACCCGGGATGGCGGCGTTGTCGTCCTGAATTCGGAAGCGACGGAGCTCAAGCGTGTCGAGACACGCTTACGCGACGCAATCGAGGCCATACAGGATGGCTTCGTTTTGTTCGATGGGGAGGATCGGCTCGCCGCCTACAACAGCAGCTGGGCACGAGATTTCGGCGATGCTGCGGACCAGATATATCTCGGCATGACTTTTGAAGAGATGATTCATGTCTTTGCCGAGAGTGGCAAGGTTGTGGAGGCCGTCGGCCGCGAAGAGGACTGGATCGCGGACCAGTTGGTGATGCATGAACAGGAGGTCGATTTCGAGCGGAAATTCGATGATGGCCGTGTTGTCCGCGTGTCACGGCGGCAGACCGACGAGGGCGGCGCGGTCGCGGTTCGAACGGACATCACCGCGATCCGTCAGGCGGAAGCCCGGCTGGGCGACGCGATCAACAGCCTCCACGACGGTTTCCTGCTGTGGGACGCGGACGACCGGTTGGTTCTTTGTAACGATGCATATTTGGACCTGTACCCGGAAATTTCAGAGCAAGTTCAAATCGGGATGTCATTTCGCGAGTTGGCGGACGTCATCTTCGACGCACAGCTCCGAAACGAGAACACCGAGGATGCAGACAAAGCGCTCTGGCTGAAAAAGCGAATGGCCGATCACAATGATCCGCTGGATTCGCTGGAACAGGCACATGCCAATGGCCGGGTCGTCCTGATTACCGAACGACGCACGCGCGAAGGCGGCATCGTTACGATTGTTTCCGACATCACCGAACTCAAGCGCGCGGAGACCCGTTTGCGGGATGCCATCGAGACCATTCGCGACGGTTTTGCGCTCTATGATTCCGACGAGAAGTTGGTCATCACGAACTCAGCACACCGAAATGTCCTGCCCATAGACCCGGAACTCTTCGAGCCGGGAACAGCCCATGACGACTTGATGCGGGCGGTTCTTGCGCGCGGATTGGACGCACAGGGCATCGGGCGCGAAGATGAGCGTTTCGCGGAAAGACAGGTGCAGTTCCGAAACCCGACCGGCGAGCCGGAAATCAGGAACCTGGCCGGCCGGTATTTGCTGGTGACCGAGCGCAGAACGGCGGATGGCGGTATCGTCATGGTCGGGACAGATGTGACGGAGATCAAGGAGAAGGAAGCGCAGCTCGAGAACACCGTCGATGATCTGCAGCGCTCACAACGTGAACTCCGGGTCCAGACGGAAAATCTCACGAAGCTGGCCGAACGTTACTCGCGCGAACGGGTGCGCGCCGAAGAGGGGGCGAAAGCCAAGGGAGATTTCCTGGCGACCATGAGCCACGAAATCCGGACTCCGATGAACGGGGTTATCGGCATGACGAACCTGCTTCTCGATACGAATCTGGATGACGAGCAGCAGCGTTTTGCGCAAACGGTCCAGCAATCCGCAGAGGCCCTTCTGGCACTGATCGAGGATATTCTCGACTTCTCCAAGATGGAGGCCGGGAAACTCGAGATTGAAACGGCAGACTTCGACATGTCCGCAACGATCGACAATGTCGTGCAGATTCTGGCGCCGCGCGCGCAGGACAAGCAGATTGATCTCAACACCTACATTGCATCCGATGTGTCGAACTATCTGCGCGGTGACAGCGGACGTTTGCGTCAGGTTCTCATCAATCTGATCGGGAACGCGATCAAGTTCACGGACAGCGGTGCCGTGACGACGCATGTGTCGCTTGTCTCGGAGACCGAGAGCCAGCAACGCCTGCGAATTGAGGTTCTCGATACCGGTGTCGGTATCTCGGCGGACGTGCTGCCCAGGTTGTTCTCGCGTTTCACCCAGGCCGATTCTTCGACCACGCGGAAATTTGGTGGGACCGGGCTCGGACTCGCGATATGCAAGGAACTGGTGGATCTGATGGACGGCACGATCGGCGTCGACAGCGAGATGGGCGCCGGCAGCAAATTCTGGTTTGAACTGCCGCTTGCCCGCGCCACCGCTCCCATATCCACTGAGCAACCGGCGGATATTGATATATCGAGATTGCGGGTGTTGATCGTCGACGATAATGCCACCAACCGTGAGGTCTTCGAGAAGCAACTCGATTCCTGGGGGGTTAAGGTCGCGACCGCGTCAGGTGCGGTCGATGCGCTATCGACGCTGGAAACCGGCGTTCGCGAGGGTGCACCCTTTGACATGGTGCTTCTCGATGAGGCGATGCCGGGTATAAGCGGATATGACGTCGGCCTCCGGATACGTGCGAACCCGGCCTTCCGGCGGATCAAAATTATCATCGCGACGAGCGCCGGCGATCGCAACAGCGGTATTGCGAAATTCGATGGGAAAGTGGTCAAGCCGGTTCGCCCGTCACTCCTGAAGGAGAAGATCGCGGAAGTATGTTCGAACACTCCAAAGGATGACGTGGACCAGCCGGAATCGCTCGAACGAGAGAAGCAGGTCACAACAGGTAAGGAGCCTTCGAAGGCACCGGCAATGGCGAAAATGCAGTCGATGCGAATTCTGCTCGTGGAAGACAATGCGGTGAACCAGATGCTTGCCTCCGCAATTCTGAAGAAGGCGGGACACAAGATTGAGGTTGCCGTAGACGGTGTCGAGGCGGTCGCGGCTGTTCGGGACCAGCCATTCGACGCGGTATTGATGGATATTCAGATGCCGGAAATGGACGGGCTGGAGGCCACACGACGGATTCGTGCGCTGGATGACCCCGATCAGTCGAATATTTATATTATCGCCATGACGGCAAATGCCCTGATGGGGGATCGCGAGAAATGCATCTCTGCGGGAATGAACGACTATTTGCCGAAGCCGATCGATCAGAAGAAGCTTCTCGCGGCCCTTGGGAAGGCGAGTTCGGTGGCGGTACCGGCGGGCGATGCCGGCGATGAAGCCGCGCCAGGTGAATCCTGTCTCGATGGCTCGATCCTGGATCAGCTTGAGGAGACGATTGGTCGCGAGGCCATCGCCAGCATGCTTGCGATGACGCTGGCCGAAGTTCCGGCGACGGTGGCGCTCATCACGGCGGCGAATGCCGAGGGAGACCTCGACAAGATGCGCCGGGAAGTTCATGACATGGGCAGCAACTTCGGTAGTTATGGCGCCATGCGCCTGAGTAATCATGCCCGGGCTATCGAGAAGGCATGCCGCGAAGGCGACGCCGGTCAGGCCTCCGATCTCACCATCGAGTTGCCGCAGTTGGTTGACGAAACCGTCGGTGTGCTGACGGCGCGGGTGCCTGAACTCAAGACGGTTGGTCGTTAG